In Castanea sativa cultivar Marrone di Chiusa Pesio chromosome 6, ASM4071231v1, a single window of DNA contains:
- the LOC142641476 gene encoding uncharacterized protein LOC142641476 codes for MKETNVSLKLMIDRESQRVLFAEAGKEFIDFLFHILALPVGTFIPLFEKQGMQGSFGNIFESIENLGSIYLQPSVNKEILLKPKVHISGGGGSGLPLLLQNVESSPSSSSSRSTKFYRCKNVSSSCDPYVAYDIRAICPSCSQVMNCEQNMVDPPSRSATKTSSSYTEGGYVKGLVTYMVMDDLEVKLMSTISSITLLINKFNVKGIRALEEKVVNFGMDEGVKLLKASLYSKSVLTDIFLPMVKQEVNYEN; via the exons ATGAAAGAAACCAACGTGAGTTTGAAGCTTATGATAGACAGAGAGAGCCAACGAGTGCTTTTTGCTGAAGCGGGCAAGGAATTCATCGATTTCCTCTTTCATATTCTGGCCCTACCCGTCGGAACTTTCATTCCGCTTTTCGAAAAGCAAGGAATGCAGGGCAGCTTCGGGAATATTTTCGAGAGCATTGAAAATTTAGGTAGTATTTACCTTCAACCAAGCGTGAACAAAGAGATTCTCCTGAAGCCCAAAGTCCACATctctggtggtggtggttctGGACTCCCTCTCCTATTGCAAAACGTTgaatcatcaccatcatcatcatcttcgaGATCCACGAAATTTTATAGGTGTAAAAATGTCAGCAGTAGCTGTGACCCATATGTAGCTTATGACATTAGAGCAATCTGTCCATCGTGTTCCCAGGTTATGAACTGCGAGCAAAATATGGTAGACCCACCAAGTCGAAGCGCAACGAAAACGAGTTCCTCATATACTGAGGGAGGGTACGTGAAAGGGCTGGTTACATACATGGTGATGGATGATCTAGAGGTGAAACTTATGTCCACCATCTCTAGTATCACTCTGCTAATTAATAAGTTTAATGTCAAGGGAATAAGGGCTCTTGAGGAGAAAGTGGTCAATTTTGGCATGGATGAG GGGGTAAAATTGCTCAAGGCTTCTCTGTATTCCAAGAGTGTTCTAACTGATATCTTCCTCCCGATGGTGAAACAAGAAGTCAATTATGAGAACTGA